The region GGAACGTCAAAAAACCCTAAACATCATTACGACAGAGGTATGATTGCAATCTTTTAAATTCCTTCTAAAAACAAAATTTTTTAGGTTTTAGATTCTGATTTTTAAAGTAAATCCAGGTGTCAGTTCGAGTGATTTCAATTTTTCATTGAAATTGTATCGAGAACTTGTTGAAATTGTATCGAGAACTCATTGAAATTGTATCGAGAACATTTTAGAAGTAAAGAAATAAATAGAAATTAAAAGCTTCTCGATACAAAATTTATGAAAAAGAAATTTCACTCGAAGTGACATTAGGTTTCGACTGCGGGCAACCTGACATCCAGGTCTAAAGGTTTTTTCCATAAACCGCTCCGTTTAAAGTGCGCTATGCTTTTATAGTATCCCAAGAAAAGTTGTAAATTTACAAGAAATTTCAAAACATGTTCTTTTTCAAGAAAAAGCAAATTCCATTACATCAATTTTTCCCTGAAGGATATGTCGATCTGCATTCCCATCTGCTTCCCGGTATTGACGACGGCGCTAAAAATATGGATGAAACCATCGCTTTGCTTCTGAAAATGTCTTCTTATGGGATCAAACATTTTATCACCACGCCCCATGTGTTGGGGAATGTGTACCCGAATACACCAAAAATTATACAGCAGCAATTACAATTGGTTCAGGATGAGTTATTTAAAAGAAATCTAACGGACCTTTCTATTACGGCAGCTGCCGAATATATGATAGATGAAAGATTTATGGAGATTTTAGAAAAAGAGCCCCTATTAACCCTTAAAGACAATTTAGTATTGGTAGAAATGTCTTACTACAGCCCGCCATTGCAGCTCTATGACGTACTCTTTCAATTACAACTAAAAGGATACAAGCCCATTTTAGCGCATCCTGAGCGCTATTTCTCCTACCATCACGACTTTCAAACTTATTACAAACTAAAGAATGCTGGATGTCTATTTCAATTAAATTTATTGTCCTTAACCGAGCATTATGGCAAATATGTTCAAAACATTGCTAAAAAATTACTTCAAGAAAATCTATATGATTTTGTAGGAAGTGACACGCACCATCTAAACCATTTAGAAGTATTACCCAAAATAGGAACTCAAAAGAATTTAAAACGTATTGAGCACTTATTATTGAATAACAAAAAGTTTCTGAAATAAGTAATAAAGAATTTCTTGAAACGAACTATTTAGATTCCCGTTACCCAATCTAGTTGAGCATAAATTTCACGGGAATGAAAATTTCAACGGAAACCCCAACGCGGCCCATCGAGGAATTCTTTCCGATTAAAATTTCGAATATATCGTATGGCTATTACTAATAAGTGAGTTTTATTAAAATATTCTTTTATACCAAGGTTTCTTGGTTTCCACTCCATAACCGTAACCATAACCAGCTCCATAACCATAACCATAACCATAGCCATAACCATAACCGTAGCCATACCCTTTTTTCGTATTGGTGTCGTTTAAAACCATGGTCATATTTGGTAGCTTTTTCTCTTCATAAAGCGTTTGAGCAAACTTTATAGCAGTCTTTTCTGAGTAATTCGCTCTTGACACATATATGGTCATATCTGAATCTTTAGCCAATAGCAAAGTATCTGAAACTAAATTTACAGGTGCTGTATCAATAATTACAAAATCATACTCCTTTTTAAGGGTATCTATCAATTCTTTTACCTTACTACTTAATAATAATTCTGCAGGGTTTGGTGGAATCACTCCCGAAGAAATAATATCCAACCCTTTAATATCTGGAGTGGAGAATTTAATATCATTGATAGAGACATCATTATTTGTAATATAATTAGTCACCCCTTTTCTTTCCGGAAGTCCTAAATATTTGGATATTTTCGGTGCTCTCAAGTCCAAACCTACTAAAATTACTTTTTTCTTCGATAAAGCAATCGCGGCAGCTACATTCAGTGCAATAAAAGACTTCCCTTCTCCACTGGTTGTAGAGGTTACTAAAATAGCTTTCCCCACACTTTCTGAGGCATCCGGTAATATAAAATCTAAATTGGTTCGAATCAATCTAAAAGATTCTGCCGCATCTGTTCTTGCATGTTCTTCTATCACCACTTTCGCATCGGTTTTAGAATGTGGAATTTCTCCGATAAAAGGAATATTGGATACATCTTCAATATCCTTTCGTGAATGTACCTTGCTATTTAACAAGCTTTGTATAAAAATAACACCAAAAGGAATTAAAAAACAGAACACCATTGCTCCTAATTTTATTTTTCTCCTATCCGGTGAAACCTCAGATCCATTGCTATAGGCATAATCAATAATTTTTGCGTTGGATACCGTAACCGCTAAGGATATGGCTGTTTCTTCCTTTTTGGTTAATAAGTAAGAATATAATTCTGAATAGATTAATTTCCTTCGTTCTATATCAATCATTTCCCTCTCGATAACAGGAATATCCGCAATTTTACTATTCGTCCTTTTTGCTTCCAACTCTAATTCATTCAATTGAATTTCCAATGATTTTTTTAAATTCCCAAGGCTCGCTAATAAATTTTTCTTTAGCGTTGTAATTTGAGTTTTTATTTCAATTAATCGAGGATTAAGAACTCCCGCTGTAATCTCTAAGTTATTTTTTTCCAACACCAATGCATTGTAACTCGAAATTGAGGCAGCTATGCCTGCATCTGTAAAGCCAAAATTATTGGGCAGAACCTCATTTTCTTGAGACTCTTTGGTTAGTTTTTTCTGAATCCAACTTGCCAAACTTAATTGACTTTCAAGTCCCATAATCATTTGATTGTTGCTCGCTAACGCACCAAGCACCATAGCGCCTTCTGATGATAATTCTGTAATCCCAAACTTTGTTTTATAATCCTTCACCTCATCTTGCGCAATCGCCAAATACTCTCCTACACTCCGCAATCGTTCCTCAATGAAAAGCTTTGTTTTTTCCGATACGATACTTTTATCTTTGATGGCATCTATATTATACTGATTTACCAATTCATCTAGAATAGCGATTGCCTTTTCTTTTTCTGTATCTGTTAACTCTAAACTCAAAATACTTGAGTTTTCACTTATTGAACTAATCTTTATTCTTTGCTTTAAACTATTAACAACCTTTGCTCTACTTCTTATTTTAATGGTCACAACTTGATCCATAAAAGAATTACTATAATTCTTCGTTTTCACCAATTTAAAGGTTCCAATACCCGCTGTTATTTGTTGATTGAATGTAGCATTCTTAACGGGTTCCAAATCAGGACTTAAAAATTGAATTTCATTAGTTTCTTTTAAAGAAACTAAAAAAGTAGTATCTCTATCGCGTGCATACCTATTTTGAATGAATTGCAGCCTAAAAGGTAGGTTTGTATAAAGCTGAGTTGTCTTTACCTTCCCTTCGCTAAAATAAGTAATATCCAATTGTAAGCTATCTACAACATATCCTATAATTTTTCGTGATTTTAATATTTCTATTTCATTAGCAGTATTGTTGGCAGAAGCACTTCCTATAATCCCTAAATCTCCAAAAGCCTTCAATTCGGTTGAAATTCCAGATTTATTATTATCCTTGATTAGGATGGAGGCAGAAGCCTTATATGTGGGGTTTTGATATCTTAGGTAAAGAGAAGACCCAGAATATGCAATGATTAAAGAGAGCACAAACCAAATCCAATGAACAATATATTTTTGTAATTCCTCTCTAAGGTTTATGAGCGTATTTGGCTCTTCATTACTCGCGATGTATTCTTTATTTTCTTGCATTTTTTTTATCTACTTAATTGATTAATTAAAAGCGCAAAAAGACTCACTATGGATAAATAAAAAGTCACATTTGAGTTTGCAGATGCCGATTGAATGCTCGCATAATTAGGTTCCACATACACCACATCATTTTGTTGCAAGTAATATACCGGAGAGGTAAATATATTTTTGGACAGTAAATCCACACGATATTGGATTTTCTGACCGTTTTCCTCTCGCTGCACCAAAATATTATTTCTTATTGCTGTAAGATTCAAATCTCCCGCTAAAGCGATGGCTTCCAAAATGGTGATTCTTTCATTGGGTACTGGATAACTTCCGGGTCCTTTTACATCACCTAAAACAGTTACCTTATAATTTGAAATTCGGATATTGATGTTTGGATTTAACACATAATCGGGTGCTAATTTATTTTTTAAAAATTGAATCAATTCATCTCGGGATAGCCCACCTACTTTTAATTTTCCTAATACCGGAAAATCGATTTCCCCATTCGTATCTACCAAATAATCTAGTTGCGAAGACCCTACTCCTAAGGAACCAACACCCGCTGTTATATTAAAAGGCGCCACTGCTGCTGTATTGATTGCGGTAATCGAAATCTGCAACAAATCATCAGGTTTAATGATGGTTTTATAACTATTAGAAACCTTTGCTTGGTCTATCTCATCATTTTGAAAATATATGATCTTTTTTTTAGAAACACAATTCGACAAGAAAACAATACTAAAAAAAACAACAAATACATTTTTTAAAAGACACTTCATACTTATTTTTTTGCGAAAATACTATAAAAAGTTGAGGGTTAACCAACTTTATCTAGCTTTTCGAATTTAGAATTATTAGAAAGAAACTCTGGAACCATTTCCTTCAACATTGTTACAATCTCTACGTTACTTAATTTATTTATTTTAAGGACCAACTCTTGAAGCAGTTCTAAAATTGCAGTGGTATTCACCTGTTGTGTTTTTGCAATCATAATCTTTTCGTGGTAGGTTTTTACAGTGTTTTCTCCTGCCGCCAAGAGTTCTTCATATAACTTTTCACCAGGCCGCAATCCTGTAATTTTAATATCAATATCTTCAGGGTATTTTAAGCCAGATAAAGAAATCATGCGCTTTGCCATCTCATAAATCTTTACCGACTTCCCCATGTCAAAAATATAAATTTCACCACCCACTCCCATCGTTCCTGCTTCTAAAACCAATCTACACGCCTCCGGTATGGTCATAAAATAGCGCGTAATGTCTTTATGAGTCACCGTTAAAGGGCCACCATGCTCAATTTGTCTTTTAAATAGCGGAATTACAGATCCATTAGAGCCTAAAACGTTTCCAAAGCGCGTCGTTGTAAACTTTGTGACTTCTTGATGTTTGCTGACACAACTAATATACATTTCTGCCACCCTTTTTGTTGCCCCCATTACATTGGTCGGGTTCACAGCCTTGTCTGTAGAGACCATCACAAAACGATCTACCTTGTATTGTATGGCTAAATCGGCAATATTTTTTGTTCCTAGAACATTCACTTTAACGGCTTCGTAAGGACTATCTTCCATTAAAGGCACATGCTTATACGCAGCCGCATGAAACACTTTTTCAGGACGGTACTCTTCGAATATTTCACGCATCCTATTTTTGTCTCTTACATCGGCTACTAAAGCCACAAAATCCGTCATGCCATTTTGAAACAACTCTTGTTGTAAATCATAGAGATCGGATTCTGCCTGATCTACCAAAATCAAGTGTTTTAAAGTGTATGATGCTAATTGTCTTGAAATTTCACTCCCTATAGAGCCAGCAGCTCCCGTTACTAAAATCACCTTGTCGTTTACTTCTTTTTTTACAATCGGATTGTCAATTAAAATTTGTTTTCGATCCAACAAATCATCAATATTTACTTGTTTTATTTGGTTTGCTTGTAAATTTCCATCAATCCATGTTGCCAATGGCGGTACAATCTTAATGGCAACCTTTAATTGTAAAAGCTTGTCCGTAATTTCTAATAATCGTCCTGCTTTTAATTTTTGAGTGGAGATAATTACCTCCGCAATATCATATTTTTCAATAAATTCTTTATCAATATTTTTAGAATCATAAATTCTAATACGATCAATCTTCTTATTAATTTTATTTGAATCGTCATCAATAAATCCTAAAACAGCATAGTTATTGTTTCGATCCCTGTTTAAGGCGCCATAGGTGATAATACCTGCTTCGCCTGCACCAAAAATTAAGACGTTTTTTATCACACCGATTTCTGTTGAAACAACTTCATAAAAAGCTTTAAAAACATATCGACTGAATATGAGTGTAAAAACACAGAGTAAATAATGAATTAAAAGGATTGATTTTGGAATGGTAAACCCTGGATATATTTTAAAAAGCTGGTTCACCAAGATGATGAAAATCATAGAAGTCGTAAAAATCGTTACCCCTAAAAACACGTTAAAGGCATCTCTAGTTCCTGTATGTCTTATAATCCCCTTATAAGATCCCACTGCTAGAAAACTGAAAAGCGCTACAACAAATACCAATGGTAGTTGAGTTATAAAACTTTCCATATTAAAGTTAAAACTAATATTGAATCGAATGGAGTATGCCAATACAAATGAAATACACACCAATAAAACATCAAAACATAGGACTAACCATTTTGAAGCGTACTTGTTTAAGGTTTTTAAGAAAAGTTTTCTTACCATTGTATTTTTTTGCAAACTTACAATAATTTTTGAATTGATGTCCG is a window of Polaribacter litorisediminis DNA encoding:
- a CDS encoding polysaccharide biosynthesis protein; its protein translation is MVRKLFLKTLNKYASKWLVLCFDVLLVCISFVLAYSIRFNISFNFNMESFITQLPLVFVVALFSFLAVGSYKGIIRHTGTRDAFNVFLGVTIFTTSMIFIILVNQLFKIYPGFTIPKSILLIHYLLCVFTLIFSRYVFKAFYEVVSTEIGVIKNVLIFGAGEAGIITYGALNRDRNNNYAVLGFIDDDSNKINKKIDRIRIYDSKNIDKEFIEKYDIAEVIISTQKLKAGRLLEITDKLLQLKVAIKIVPPLATWIDGNLQANQIKQVNIDDLLDRKQILIDNPIVKKEVNDKVILVTGAAGSIGSEISRQLASYTLKHLILVDQAESDLYDLQQELFQNGMTDFVALVADVRDKNRMREIFEEYRPEKVFHAAAYKHVPLMEDSPYEAVKVNVLGTKNIADLAIQYKVDRFVMVSTDKAVNPTNVMGATKRVAEMYISCVSKHQEVTKFTTTRFGNVLGSNGSVIPLFKRQIEHGGPLTVTHKDITRYFMTIPEACRLVLEAGTMGVGGEIYIFDMGKSVKIYEMAKRMISLSGLKYPEDIDIKITGLRPGEKLYEELLAAGENTVKTYHEKIMIAKTQQVNTTAILELLQELVLKINKLSNVEIVTMLKEMVPEFLSNNSKFEKLDKVG
- a CDS encoding tyrosine-protein phosphatase, with the protein product MFFFKKKQIPLHQFFPEGYVDLHSHLLPGIDDGAKNMDETIALLLKMSSYGIKHFITTPHVLGNVYPNTPKIIQQQLQLVQDELFKRNLTDLSITAAAEYMIDERFMEILEKEPLLTLKDNLVLVEMSYYSPPLQLYDVLFQLQLKGYKPILAHPERYFSYHHDFQTYYKLKNAGCLFQLNLLSLTEHYGKYVQNIAKKLLQENLYDFVGSDTHHLNHLEVLPKIGTQKNLKRIEHLLLNNKKFLK
- a CDS encoding GumC family protein translates to MQENKEYIASNEEPNTLINLREELQKYIVHWIWFVLSLIIAYSGSSLYLRYQNPTYKASASILIKDNNKSGISTELKAFGDLGIIGSASANNTANEIEILKSRKIIGYVVDSLQLDITYFSEGKVKTTQLYTNLPFRLQFIQNRYARDRDTTFLVSLKETNEIQFLSPDLEPVKNATFNQQITAGIGTFKLVKTKNYSNSFMDQVVTIKIRSRAKVVNSLKQRIKISSISENSSILSLELTDTEKEKAIAILDELVNQYNIDAIKDKSIVSEKTKLFIEERLRSVGEYLAIAQDEVKDYKTKFGITELSSEGAMVLGALASNNQMIMGLESQLSLASWIQKKLTKESQENEVLPNNFGFTDAGIAASISSYNALVLEKNNLEITAGVLNPRLIEIKTQITTLKKNLLASLGNLKKSLEIQLNELELEAKRTNSKIADIPVIEREMIDIERRKLIYSELYSYLLTKKEETAISLAVTVSNAKIIDYAYSNGSEVSPDRRKIKLGAMVFCFLIPFGVIFIQSLLNSKVHSRKDIEDVSNIPFIGEIPHSKTDAKVVIEEHARTDAAESFRLIRTNLDFILPDASESVGKAILVTSTTSGEGKSFIALNVAAAIALSKKKVILVGLDLRAPKISKYLGLPERKGVTNYITNNDVSINDIKFSTPDIKGLDIISSGVIPPNPAELLLSSKVKELIDTLKKEYDFVIIDTAPVNLVSDTLLLAKDSDMTIYVSRANYSEKTAIKFAQTLYEEKKLPNMTMVLNDTNTKKGYGYGYGYGYGYGYGYGAGYGYGYGVETKKPWYKRIF
- a CDS encoding polysaccharide biosynthesis/export family protein — its product is MKCLLKNVFVVFFSIVFLSNCVSKKKIIYFQNDEIDQAKVSNSYKTIIKPDDLLQISITAINTAAVAPFNITAGVGSLGVGSSQLDYLVDTNGEIDFPVLGKLKVGGLSRDELIQFLKNKLAPDYVLNPNINIRISNYKVTVLGDVKGPGSYPVPNERITILEAIALAGDLNLTAIRNNILVQREENGQKIQYRVDLLSKNIFTSPVYYLQQNDVVYVEPNYASIQSASANSNVTFYLSIVSLFALLINQLSR